The following nucleotide sequence is from Oncorhynchus clarkii lewisi isolate Uvic-CL-2024 chromosome 6, UVic_Ocla_1.0, whole genome shotgun sequence.
GAGACATGGCCTATATCTTCAGTGGAGCCTACATTCCTTTGAGCTGCAAACTCATCGAACAGGTAGGTGGACTCCAATATGaatgaactcatggatactaaGACAGAAGTGTGGTTTCAATTAGTTATATAATAAAAAGTATTCCTCTTGTGCTACGTCTGCAGGTATTGGAGCGTGATGGCTGGACAGGGCTCGAGGAAGTCACCCGCATGCTCAACGGACATGAATTTGCAGTCACAGGTAAGACAAGTGGGCTTGACATTCACACTGAAATGTATGTAAAAGGCACTTTTGAATGGAAAGTCCATTGAGGAAAGGGGAACACGCAGAGCATTCCAGTTCTTtattttctccccccccccctctcagcaGGGAGTAACGGATCAGACGCAAGGGTGAAGACCGATTCCCAGCGTATCATCCTAGTCATGTTCCTGGGTGGGTGCACCTTCTCAGAGATCTCAGCACTACGCTTCCTGGGCAGAGAGAAAGGTAAGGAAGGCTTTATATTGGGATTCTGGAAGGTGGTGGTACTAGAAATTTAGCAGTGTGCCAATGTAGGGAACAGCAGAAGTCTTGAGaggtgggccagtaaccagagGGTTGCCGGTTCGAATCCCAATGCTGACAGGGAAAATGTCGAGGGTGTGAGCTAAGGAAAGATATATTCATGCCCCTATTTCTACCTCTATTTCTCCTAGGTTATACATTTATTGTGGTGGCTACATAGTTTACAATACATGTTTTATATAGGTCAAGCGGGTTCTACATAATTACTTTGTACCGTTGAAAAAGAGACCTTGGCTCTCAATTGGGATTCTCGGTATAAATACAAGTTGAATAAAAGTGGATAATGTGTTCTCTCTATGGTGTTTCTAGGTCTTAAATTCATTGTGGTGACCACAGCTATCACAAACAGTGCCAGACTTCTGGAGTCTATGTTGGACAACCATGCATGAGTCCTGGGGTCTTTCTATCATTGCCAATGGAAGCATCCAGCTTGTGGTCCAAGACATCATGtggacacatacagaacacttTTTGGACAATTTGCATCAACAATATGACAACAAGCTACATGCTTGCacctgttattcagagtcttgtATTGGAAGCAGTCACTGTCTAGGATAGATCTGATTCAGAAAAAAATTGATTGACGTTGGAATATATTCCATCATAGTGCTATACCAACTGCAAAAGGTGTACAAAGAATGTTGTTTTTTGTCCACAGTACAAAATAAATATGATGTTTTATTTGTTGTCTGTGATTTATAATAAATTATATTTATGAATCTTACGATATCAAATACCTGTAGGTAAATAAACAATGACGTCTCTGTACGGTGACATTTGAAAGCATGTCTGTCACTTAAGTCCACGCCCTTGCGCATGCGCACATGGTATCACCATGTCTAGACGATGACATAATGGCCGTCCTCAACCAATGAGAAACAAGACCGCAATTTGATGCATATTTTTGAATCGGACAGAAACGGCTTGACTTGAGAGAGACTTAACACAGGCAAAGCTGAAGGACAGAGATCTGAGGATTTATGAGAAGTTTTGCTGCAAGCTTCAACACAACTGACTTAATTACTGGGACATCACGATGAGGAAGAGGCAAGTGAATTGTATTTGTAAAAAGTATTGCATTTGGCATGCAGAATTGAAATGTCAAGCTAGCTGTTAGCTAACTTAACAGCAGCAGTGTTTTGTGACTAACGTTATACCTAGCTACCTATATAGAAATTGCAAGATTACTGAAGATTATGAGTTTGCTAGCTAAATCAACATTTTAGCAAACGTTAGATGTCAATTTGCCAGGAATGACTAACGTTAGGCAAGACAGTCATTCACAGACTAGGCTGCGAgcacgttagctaacgttactgtcTGTAATACCACAGATATAACATATTTGATTGTACTATACTGTAACGTTAACAGTTAACGACTGGGTGTGTCTGCAAAGCGGAATGAAGGATGGACTGCTGTGTGCCATCAATTCAAAGACTGATAAATTACAATAGCAGGACGACATTGACAATAACGTTAATGCTGCAGTGCTGCCCCTTGTCGTTGCCACTTGCAGCGGTCCAGCAAAGTGAAGTAACAGTAACTTGTCATGCCAGTCCAAAAATTAAACCTTTTTATATATGTCCCCGGCCCATTCCAGTGAGGTGCTCGCAGCCGAGTCTGTGGCTTGCCTGAATAAAGCTCTCTGCCACTTGAAGGACATCTGGGAAGAGATAGGAATACCAGAAGACCAAAGACTACAGAGAACCAATGTGGTCAAGAATCACATCAAGGTGAGTCAGAACAAATTGACACTCAAGCATAGAGTGTAATTATTCTCCAATAAACAACATTATCAAAGCCGTGACACCTGTCTGTGCACCTGCTgtagctagttaactagctatTTCTGCTCCAGGGCGTCTGGTGAAGAgctagtacagtagctagctaacctaCTTTTGAGGGGTGTGTTGCTAGGCTACATCACACTTATGCCCTATCTATTTAGTCTGCTAAATGTGAGATTTCTATATGTAGCTAATTCACAAGTATGTATTCCTTCCTATATGTGACCTGACTAGTCATTTCTGCACATCTCTCATCAGGGTTTGTTAGACATGATGATAACAGAGGAGGAGTCTCTTAGGACCAGACTGTTGAGCAGCATCGAAGCCTGTCGCAAACAACTGGATACGCTGTGCTTGGAACTGCAGTTACCCCCATTTGAGGTAAGCATCCTAACAGTTTCTAACAGGGTCTGCAAAGTTTTACTAGTATGCAAATGAcataacacatagaaatataatgactgGTGGATAGGGATTCAAATCAATGTCTCACTCAAATTGCCATGGTCTGATTGGCTTTGTCctttctagtaattatatttctaggaTAAAGCATGTACGGCTTACTATGATGATTTATGGACTTATTGCTGTCCATTTCTTGAAGATGAGTGGATGGAGAAAAAAAGGGCTATTATGGAAAAGAAGGGAATGAGGCCATTCCAGTTTAGATAAGTCCATTTTTGAATTTGAAGATTTCTTTGGATAAGTCTTCCAGGGTTGGGGCCAATTCAGGATGTAAACTGAAATTCTCTTTTCAGTTTACTGAATACTCAAAATGTAAATGGCATTAACCCCAACCCTGGTGCCTTCCCTGggtacagatctgggatcagttttCCCTCCTCAATACTCACCTTAACCAGTAGTGGGGGAAATACAGTGtgtaggggcaacttcacccaaTACCTTTTCTCTCACCAGGAGGAGAGGGGCGTCACCATGCtgcagcaggagaaggagatcCGGACCCAGGTGGAGATGTTGGTGAAGGAGCGGACTCAGAGGATGCAGCAGCTGAAGGCCTTGACGGAGCGCGACCAGGACCTATGTGACACTCTGTGTTCGGACCCCTACGCCCTCGACCCTAACGCCGTGCCCTCCCTGGAGCAGCTGGACGGCTTCCGCCAGCACATCGCCAGCCAGACCACAGAGAAGGTGGATAGGGATTTGTAATAAAAGCAGACCCTGGATTCACATACCAGTagtatttgtttaaaaaaacatataaTGTAGCTGCACTTGATTGCGTTTACCTGGCGCAATGGAACTAATAGGATAGTCCCAAAGGAGCAAACCCCATGTGATACATCATGCAGGCTCAATCAAATACTCAAAGGATTTGAAAGAAAACATGTTATTTGAACGTAGATGTGAATGATGGTGCATACttcaaccctgctcctggagagcTGCTGTTTGTTCTGCCATTTTGTTTCAGCCCGGCACTTATTTGCTGATTCAACTACTCTCCGTCTTTTAATCTAGATTCATGATTAGTTGAATTGTTTGTAGTAAAGACAAAAAAGGTTGGCCATTGATTCTGCGCCTCACTTAGAGAAAATAATATTGGGGGGAAAACACTGATGTAAACTAATATACACATTTGAGGAGATCCCTAACAGCATTTCTCTGTCTGTGGCCAGGAGCGGCGGCGTGCTGAGTTTGTGGGCATCAAGAGGCAGATCATCCTGTGCATGGACGACCTGGACCAGCTGCCAGAGACCAGCTTCGAGAAGGACATCATCTGCGAGGACCAGGAGGCCTTCTGCCTGTCCAAAGACAACATCGCCTCACTCAAACTCCTTCTCGGCCAAGTGAGAATGGAACTAATCCAATATGTTTGAGATGATGGTTTGAGCGATACTTTGCCATGTCTGTGCAGAATGAACAAAGCTGATCTGCTCACCATCACAATACAGTAGAAAACCAGTCGACCTACACGCAATACATTTCTACATTTCAACAATACTGTATCAGTTCATTATCACTTCACTATAGATCATGTAAATATCTTCATTTGCATTTTGTTGCTAATATCTGTCATTGGCCGTGTTCCAGGTCTTTATTGCAGTCGCGCCCCATGTAAAGACAATACAGATGTCCTAGAACGTGCCCATTTCCATAGTGCTCCTTTACTGACCGTCCCGTGTCTATGTTGTTCTGTCTAGCTagaggagaggaaggcagagaACCAGGCGGTGTGTGAGGCTCACAGGGAGAAGATCCAGGAGCTGTGGGACAGACTGCAGGTGccccaggaggagagagagctctTCTCAGAGCACATGGTCGTCTCCAAGAAGAAGAACCTGGATGCTGTCAGTGAACACACTTagcttatgtcccaaatggcaccctaatccctttctagtgcacttattttgaccaaagCCCAATGAACAAATGTTGACCATGTCCCTTACTTTCctaaatattctgaaataactgtttttatttctttttgAAAGATAAGCTTGAAATGGGCTTGGTCTAATTGACTCAACAACTTAAAACACATATCTAAGTTTAGctttcttaatgaaccagaaaGTCAGTAGATGTTTATGATGTTAAAACAAAAAAAGGTTATCtaattgatcctgctttgtagtatgtATACCCCTCTGGTTTGTACCCTGGCTAGTCACCATTGTCTCCAGTACTCTATCTGCCATTCTAAAGCTGTTTCTAAACAAGGTCTGTCTATTAATCAAGAAAATGTTAGAATCAAATAACCAAATTGTTCTCTCTTCTTTTACGCACCTCAGTTGGAGGCAGAGGGCAGGCGACTGATGGAGCTCAAACAACTGAACATGCAAAACGTTACTGAAGCCATCCGCTCAGAGATCGCAGTGCTCTGGGAGAAATGCTTCTTCAGCAGTGATCAGCAACAGGCCTTTGTGCCCTATTATAGCAGTAAGTTGGGTTTTAGGGTTTTGATTACAGGTTAAACACAAGCTTTGGTAGACCAATCAATGAATGAAGACTCAGATAAGTCTTTCTAGTGAACAATGTGTTTTATGATTGTTAACTTATTAATCACATACCCGGTGCATCACATACCCAGGCATTTAGTTTTCCCTTTtgaaaaggcaaaaaaaaaatggatgtgACTTACTGATTTTAATAGTacatttaattatttgtttttcccTCCTTCAGATGATTTTACAGAGCAGCTGTTGGGGCTGCACGAAGCTGAGATCCTGAGGCTGAAGCAGCACTATGAAGAACACAAGGAGCTGTTTGAGGGGGTTCAACGCTGGGAGGAGAGCTGGAGACTCTTCCTGGAACTAGAGGTTAGCAGTGGAGAAGCACCGTGGaaacattttagtcattcagcagacgctcttatccagagagacttgccgttagtgcattcatcttaaaatagctaggtgagacaaccacatatcacagttgtAGTTCGTACATTTTTCTCAATAAAGACGTTATCAGCAAAGTTGGTTCTAGGAGGAAAAGACAAGTGCAATCATCTTTTTTTTTATGggctttaaagggatagttcactttaAGAAAATGTTTATTGCTTATTTTTGAATTACCTAGGCTGTTTTATCCAAACAATTTTGAAGTTAAATAACATAACATTTTCATTttgaattataaaaaaatatttgtacaaATGACTTGATTATTTTTTGGGgagccttactgctattagcccatacaaacgcattAAATAACAAATTCACTACATAGAACAACAGCTAGtacccccaaaaaatctaaagtAGGTTGTTCTGAAGTGTCTAAGAGATATAAGAAAGGTCAGGAaacatttgttgttgttattattattattattatatatattttcttacgTGTTTGTATACCTATggagtaacacatatggaattgtgtagtaaccaaaatactgttaaacaaaaatatattgcAGATTCTtccaatgcttttccaacagtcttgaaggagctcccagatatgctgagcacatgttgactgcttttccttcactctgcgctccaactcatcccaaaccatctcaattgggttgaggtcgggtgattgtggaggccaggttatctgatgcagcactccatcactctccttggtcaaatagccctcacaatctggaggtgtgttgggtcattgtccagttgaaaaacaaatgatagtcccactaagcgtataccagatgggatggcgtatcgctgcagaatgctgtggtagccatgatggttaagtgttccttgaattctaaataaatgactgacaacgtcaccagcaaagcaccatcacaccacctccatgcttcacggttggaaccacacatgcggagatcatccgttcacctactctgcgtctcacgaagatgcagcggttggaaccaaaaatcttacatttggactcatcagaccaaaggacagatttccactggtctaatgtccattgcttgtgtttcttggcccaagaaagtatcttcttcttattggtgtcctttagtagtgttttctttgcagcaatttgaccatgaaggcctgattcacgcagtcctgtgaacagttgatgttgagatgtgtctgttacttgaactctgtgaagcatttatttgggctgcaatctgaggtgcagttaactctaatgaacttaactctgggtcttcctttcctgtggaagtcctcattagagccagtttcatcctagcgcttgatggttgttgcgacagcacttgaagaaactttaaaagttcttgaaattttccgcattgactgacctccaTGTCTTTAATGATGGACAGTTGTTTtactttgcttattttagctattcttgccataatatggacttggtattttaccaaatagggctatcttgtgtataccacccctaccttgtcgcaacacaactgattggctcaaattcatgaacttttaacaaggcacacctgttaattgaaatgcattccaggtgactacctcatgaagctggttgagagaatgccaagagtgtgcaaagctgtcatcaaggcaaagggtggctactttgaagaatctcaaatataaaatgcatttgacacttttctggttactacatgattccatgtgttatttcatagttttgatagcttcactattattctacaatgtagaaaatagtaaaaataatgagtaggtgtgtcaacttttgactggtactctactTTCATTAAAAAAATTGTCACCCGGTACCGAGGGACATTCAGATGAGGCCTGTGGGTGTCCTAGAGCAACACGACTGATGTACTTTATACAGGGCTACtggtgtgtagcccaaactgttcggccagtatagacagaagttggcagatcgtctgtaccgacttcagatgaGTCCCAAAATGCTTGTGGGGGTCGTGGAGCAAAAATGTTTCCAAAGAGGGGTCATGATAGTTTGTAGGCAAaaccgtttggacgctacagacgattttgtgcAAAGACCCATTTTCGgtatgtctcatggtctgacaaacaccgctctgtcacctttcaccccaaATGCGGAAGTGTTACTTAggcggatgcagtggattgagacacatccaatgcacaaaaaacatctctagcttaaattgaccaacacattttttttgtgtgtgtgtggatttttgtattatgctaatttagATTTCCAAGGAGGCACAGTCATCAACCTTAGGGGGGTTTAACCCCTGGCATGACCTTTTTATCCCCACAGAAAAAAGCCACAGACCCCTCCAGGTTCACCAACAGAGGAGGGAATCTGCTGAAAGAGGAGAAACAGAAAGCCGAGCTCCACAAAAGCCTGCCCAAGGTAAATCCTTTTGAAAAAGACAGGAGTCTGTATTATTCCCTTGTTAAGGGGGTAGCTACTGTACATACAAACATAACAAGGCTCTTTCTTTTACCAGccgtacataatgctatgctaaatAAACACATACTATACTGTAAAACACTTGGCTATATCcctatatttttgttttgtttgtccaGCTGGAGAAGAAGCTGAAGGCTCAGATTGATGTGTGGGAGCAGGAGCAGGCCAGGGAGTTCCTGGTGAATGGACAGAAGTTCCTGCAGTTTGTAGAGGAGCAGTGGGAGCTGCACCGCATCCAGAAAGAGAATGAGAAGCTGGAGAGGGTAAATCCATGGCTACTCATTTGAGGGCAGAATCCTAACTTGAGAGATACAGTATTGGTCCTCTTTCCTGGACCCAGATcaaacctagtcctggactaagaaGCATGACCAAAGAAGTGTTTTTCAGTCCAGGATTAGGTTTCATTTGGATCTGGGAAACCGGACCTATCATCATTTGTTACACACTTGTCTCAAGTTAGGGTTAGGTCTGTGCAGCTAAAAGCTTACTTTGTTACAATACTTTGATCTATATTTTATTGTAACAGCAACTGAAAAAGAGCAAGCAGATTGAGGTGGATATGCTGTATGGGACAGCTGTCCGGACGCCTACCAAAAGGAGGTTCCTTGGCACAACTACCCCCAGCAAAGCACGAAAGGTACCACTCCAGTGACTTTGCTGCTGCTCTTTCTAGCCTTCATACTCATGGAACAATTGCGTTGCCCAATCTTAGCCTGGGTATCCGGTCTGTTTCTGGACTGCCTACGTTTGTATGACAAAGGTGGCTAAAGCAGAAACAAGACTGGACACCCAGGCTAACACAATCACTGGCTTGTGTTTTAAATAGTTGAGCAGTAATAACGTGAGCTTTTGGCGTCACCAactaactctgtctgtctgttctctccaGTTCAATGGCACCACCTCCAGCCTCTCTAGTGCCAACTCTAACAGCACCATGCGCTCAGCCTATGGCGGAACTGTCTGCCACTCACCCTCCCGCCCCCCTCTGTCAGTCAACAAGGTCAATGCAGCATGTTTGTACAACAACTAACtacactgaaaaaatatatataaatgcaacaatttcaaagattttacagagttacagttcaaataaggagatcagtcaattgaaataaattaattaggcagtagtctatggatttcacatgactggcaatacagatatgcatctgttggtcacagacaccctagaaaaacagtcagtatcaggtgtgaccaccattttcctcatgcaatGCAACACATTtatttcgcatagagttgatcaggctgttgattgtggaatgttatcccactcctcttcaatggctgtgtgaagttgctggatattggcgggagcTGGAACACTCTGTTgtacatgtcaatccagagcatcccaaacatgctcaatgggtgacatgtctggtaagtatgcagtccatggaagaactgggatattttcagctttcATGAATTGTGTACCGACTCTTGCAACATTATCTTGCTGAATGGCACGCCaatcatcacggtatctctgcattcaaattgccatcgataaaatgaaattgtgttcgttgtctagCTTATGCCCGCcattaccataaccccacctccaccatggggcactctgatcacaacattgacatcagcaatccgctcgcccacacgacgacatacacacacacacacacacacacactgcctgccatctgcccggtacagttgaaaccgggattcatccatgaagagcacacttctccaatgtgccagtggccatagaaggtgagcatttgtccaATGAAGTCAGTTTCAATGCTGAACTGCAGTCCGGTCAAGACCCTAGTGAAAAAgctagatgtggaggtcctgggctggcgtggttacgcatggtctgtggttgtgaggccggttggacgtactgccaaattctctaaaacgacgttggaggcagcttaaggtggagaaattaacattcaattctcaggcaacagctctggtggacattcctgcagtcaccgttccaattgcacactcccttaacatgagacatctgtggcattgtgttgtgactttttttgagagaaataagctttttgtgcatatggacaatttctgcaatattttatttcagctcatgctTCATGGGAcctacactttacatgttgcttttatatttatgttcagtatacTTAGACGCTATTTAATTACTTTTCTCAATTTAGACCAGTCATTTGGTATGGCTAACATGCTAATCTTTGGCCAAACCCTGACATTTACTCAAAGCAAACCATCTGTTGCGTTTTCTGTTCCCAAGCTTGGAATACAAACTGATGCTTTGTTTCACCATTTTTGAAGTGATGGGGAAATGGAATATATCAGTTTGGATTCCAGACTTCTTTTTCTCCTCATCCATCTTTTCTCTGTGTTCTCCCCCATCCAGGTCCCATCGGTACGGACCCCGGGTCGCAGTAAGCCCCCTCTTGCGGGACTGCAGGAGCGCAACAAGGAGAACATGGGCCAGGTGACCGGACTTGGAGTCCCTCTTCAGAGCGGTGGGTTTAAAACCCTGGCTAGTCCGCAGCGTAACTTCAGCATTAACTCTGTCGCCAGCACTTATTCCGAGTTTGCGGTAATTAGTGTTTTTTTCTGTGTCTTATTTTCCACATTTGACTGTTTCTATGCAGCAACACACGGTCTAGCCATGAGAGGGGGTTTGAGTGGAGAATTGTGGCTAAttgataaatatattttgtttttagACAGGCTTAATCAACACAGTAATCGAATCGGTTCAATCAAGGTTTGTGTGAATCGCCTAAACTAAAACCATACACATCAAATAATTCTTCCTGTATCCAAATATATGCATGTCATTAACCACTAAGATACATTCTTCAAATGCTTCATCCTTGATTATGTtcacaggtaacagtagtgtaCCCTCTCTTGTTAGTGTGTCCTTGAGGGCTCTCAGGCTAGGCTGGGTGTCGCTATTTACTGATGTAACCTTTTTACAACCACACTCCTAATATCCTTTCTTCAGTCTTTCTCTGGCTGTCACTGTGGTTGTTTCTGCCTTTTTAAATGAAAATGTATTTGGGAAATGTGCAATTACCAGAATTGCATATTTTCTAGATTTGTGTTTATTGACTATGAAATGAAAACTGAGGTAGTGTCCATTGCTATTTGTCGCTACTCAATTTGTTTCCACTGCACcttggtcatgttcattaggataTGCTGTAGCAAAATATTTAGCATGAAAATTAGCATTTTCTAATTTAGATCATACCTACCATTATACTCTGTTTCGTGCCAACTGAACTAGCCTGTTGATGTTGGGTGGGAAGGGAATATCTATGCTTATCTCTGTACCTTTGTCCACAGCGAGACCTCTCCAAGGCCACTAACACCAAGAGCAAGCCAGACATACTGAACTCCACCATTGCTCACCTTTGACCCCCTGACACCAGACAATGATGCGGTTGGTTGATTGACATCCTGTGTTTGTGTCCCATCAAGTCCCCACCAGCTGTCATTTTAAAGTGGATCACTAtccttttttttttgtctgcGTTTCTATGTAAATTTAAGGTAATAATTTAAGGTAATactatatgtatatgtgtgtgtgtatacatgcatgcatacatacatacgtgtgtgtgtatgtatgtatgtatatatatatatatatatatatacatacatatatatatatatatatatatacatacatacatacatacatacatacacatatatatatatatatatatatatatatacatatatacatatatacatatatatatatatatatatatacatatatatatatatacatacatacatatatatatatatatatatatatatgtatgtatgtatgtatatatgtgtatgtatgtatatatatgtgtatatgtaatatatatgtgtatatgtaatatatatgtgtatatatatttatatatatattatatatatattatatatataatatatatatatatatatataatatatatatatatatattatatatatatattacatatacatGTTGTGTAAACTATGTAAGTGTTCGAATTAAAAAACCTTAAAGGTCATGTTATGAAATGTATCATATTGTAACAAACAATTTTTTGAAGCTCTAAAATGGCACGGATGACTATGTTCCTTGTATGTAAGATGGAGCAGACAGTATTGCCTGCAATCTCGTGCTCCAGATGGTTTTGGTGAAAGAGGCTTGGGGTAGCCAGTGTTCGTTCTTTCCTTTAAGCCAGGCTTTCACCATCTTATTATACTCAAAGCATACCGATCATGAATATTTTGCACATGTTTTCTATTGtatattaaatcatttattttacACTCATGAGTTATGTGCTGTCATCACTTttttttccacaacttgattTTCTGtgtacgtacagtaccagtcaaaggtttggacacacctactcagtcaagggtttttctttatctttactattttctacattgtataataatagtgaagacatcaactatgaaataacacatatggaatcatgtagtaacaaaattgttaaacaaatcaaaatatatttgagattattcaaagtagccaccctttgccttgatgacagatttgcacactcttcgcattctcttaaccagcttcacctggaatgcttttccaactgtcttgaaggagttcccacatg
It contains:
- the LOC139412446 gene encoding protein regulator of cytokinesis 1b, with product MSPAHSSEVLAAESVACLNKALCHLKDIWEEIGIPEDQRLQRTNVVKNHIKGLLDMMITEEESLRTRLLSSIEACRKQLDTLCLELQLPPFEEERGVTMLQQEKEIRTQVEMLVKERTQRMQQLKALTERDQDLCDTLCSDPYALDPNAVPSLEQLDGFRQHIASQTTEKERRRAEFVGIKRQIILCMDDLDQLPETSFEKDIICEDQEAFCLSKDNIASLKLLLGQLEERKAENQAVCEAHREKIQELWDRLQVPQEERELFSEHMVVSKKKNLDALEAEGRRLMELKQLNMQNVTEAIRSEIAVLWEKCFFSSDQQQAFVPYYSNDFTEQLLGLHEAEILRLKQHYEEHKELFEGVQRWEESWRLFLELEKKATDPSRFTNRGGNLLKEEKQKAELHKSLPKLEKKLKAQIDVWEQEQAREFLVNGQKFLQFVEEQWELHRIQKENEKLERQLKKSKQIEVDMLYGTAVRTPTKRRFLGTTTPSKARKFNGTTSSLSSANSNSTMRSAYGGTVCHSPSRPPLSVNKVPSVRTPGRSKPPLAGLQERNKENMGQVTGLGVPLQSDRLNQHSNRIGSIKRDLSKATNTKSKPDILNSTIAHL